A stretch of the Campylobacter concisus genome encodes the following:
- a CDS encoding cytochrome C translates to MKEIILSTIVACAAFGASVNYTDAVKDVYGDAISTKSIGRLLPTNAVEILQTSGDRAQIKVKGYQNPAVSNVVYFADGARIISVAFAKTAPFDIKVIKEGKNGKWNEVETTVFVQKDGFSTDVNAMFAKADKMYKESCGVCHALPQTTHFNANQWPSLLKSMIGRTAIEKKDEWLVVEYLQKHSSDVNLGK, encoded by the coding sequence ATGAAAGAAATCATTCTATCAACCATCGTGGCTTGTGCGGCATTTGGTGCTAGTGTAAACTACACAGATGCTGTAAAAGATGTTTACGGTGATGCTATCTCAACAAAAAGTATAGGCAGACTGCTACCAACCAACGCAGTTGAAATTTTACAAACAAGCGGTGACAGAGCGCAAATTAAAGTAAAAGGCTATCAAAATCCAGCCGTTAGCAACGTAGTTTATTTTGCTGATGGCGCGAGGATTATCTCGGTGGCATTTGCAAAAACTGCACCTTTTGATATTAAAGTGATCAAAGAGGGCAAAAACGGTAAATGGAATGAAGTAGAAACAACAGTTTTTGTTCAAAAAGATGGCTTTAGCACTGACGTAAACGCGATGTTTGCAAAAGCTGACAAGATGTATAAGGAGAGTTGTGGTGTTTGCCATGCGTTGCCTCAAACCACACATTTCAACGCTAACCAATGGCCGTCACTTCTAAAATCAATGATCGGCAGAACCGCAATAGAGAAAAAAGACGAGTGGTTGGTTGTTGAATACCTTCAAAAACACTCATCTGACGTAAACCTAGGTAAATAA
- a CDS encoding EamA family transporter, with amino-acid sequence MLFCPVCFKEIQTSNAYQVALVDKFSVVLAIILAVIFLGERLNLKEILAICLIISGVVLLIFK; translated from the coding sequence GTGTTATTTTGTCCTGTGTGTTTTAAAGAAATACAAACAAGTAATGCCTATCAAGTGGCGCTGGTTGATAAATTTAGTGTTGTGCTTGCTATTATTTTGGCTGTCATCTTTCTTGGCGAGAGGTTAAATTTAAAAGAAATTTTAGCCATTTGTCTTATTATTTCAGGTGTTGTTTTATTGATTTTCAAGTAA
- the ilvA gene encoding threonine ammonia-lyase codes for MVSLNKIIQAKITIGHFINKTPFALSAKLSKNLGASIYLKEENLQRTGAYKIRGAYNKIASLSDEERKRGVVAASAGNHAQGVAISAKEFGVHACIIMPESTPLLKVAGTKDLGAEVILKGDNFDEAYAFAVNYAKDKGMTFVHPFNDEYVMAGQGTVGLEMLDEISDLDIVIVPVGGGGLASGVASCIKQVNPKTKVICVGAKGAPAMFNSYGAKKSINSKSVRTIADGIAVRDASEITLANIIECVDEFVQVDDEEIATAILFLLETQKIVVEGAGAAGVAALMHDKIKFKKGAKIGVVLSGGNIDVQVLSIIIEKGLIKSHRKMTLQITLVDKPGALMSLTDSLKSANANIVKIDYDRFSTRLDYGDASITITLETKGLEHQEKIKEVLEKSGFSFSQLF; via the coding sequence ATGGTTTCACTAAATAAAATCATCCAAGCAAAGATCACGATCGGTCATTTTATAAATAAAACTCCATTTGCTTTGAGTGCGAAACTTAGTAAAAATTTGGGAGCAAGCATCTATCTAAAAGAGGAAAATTTACAACGAACCGGAGCTTATAAAATAAGAGGCGCATACAATAAAATAGCTAGCCTAAGCGATGAGGAGAGAAAGCGTGGTGTCGTGGCTGCAAGTGCTGGCAACCACGCTCAAGGTGTAGCTATAAGTGCGAAAGAATTTGGCGTACACGCTTGTATCATCATGCCAGAATCAACCCCGCTTCTAAAGGTTGCTGGTACGAAAGACCTTGGTGCAGAGGTTATTTTAAAGGGTGATAATTTCGATGAGGCGTACGCTTTTGCGGTTAATTACGCCAAAGATAAGGGTATGACCTTTGTTCATCCATTTAACGATGAGTATGTCATGGCGGGGCAGGGCACTGTTGGGCTTGAGATGCTAGATGAGATAAGCGACCTTGATATAGTCATCGTCCCAGTTGGAGGTGGCGGGCTAGCTAGTGGTGTGGCTAGTTGTATAAAGCAGGTCAATCCAAAGACAAAAGTAATCTGTGTCGGTGCAAAAGGCGCTCCAGCTATGTTTAATAGCTACGGTGCTAAAAAGAGCATAAACTCAAAATCAGTCCGCACCATAGCAGATGGCATCGCTGTGCGTGATGCGAGCGAGATCACGCTGGCAAATATTATTGAGTGTGTTGATGAGTTTGTGCAAGTTGATGACGAGGAGATCGCAACTGCGATTTTGTTTTTGCTAGAGACTCAAAAGATCGTTGTAGAAGGAGCTGGCGCAGCTGGCGTGGCAGCACTTATGCATGATAAGATCAAATTTAAAAAAGGTGCGAAGATAGGCGTGGTGCTAAGTGGCGGAAATATCGACGTACAGGTACTTTCTATCATCATTGAAAAGGGCCTTATCAAGTCTCACCGCAAGATGACTTTGCAAATAACGCTTGTGGATAAGCCAGGAGCGCTCATGAGCCTAACAGATAGTCTCAAATCAGCAAACGCAAACATTGTGAAGATCGACTACGATCGCTTCTCAACAAGGCTTGATTATGGTGATGCAAGTATTACTATCACACTTGAGACAAAGGGTCTTGAGCATCAAGAAAAGATCAAAGAAGTGCTTGAAAAAAGTGGTTTTTCATTTTCTCAATTGTTTTAA
- a CDS encoding molybdopterin-dependent oxidoreductase, translated as MNENRREFLKKGATAIAATPLLSSVTASNLFADGVKKSVLRDSEVITAAHWGMLKVTTKNGVAVKSEPIQKTSEIYNPLQHYTPDMIYKSRIKRPAVRKSYLENPDSPKPELRGKDEWVEVPYEEAIKLVARELKKTRAQKGLQSVFAGSYGWKSSGNVHNSRILLHRFMNLSGGFVGSLGDYSTGASQIIMPHVVGSIEVYEQQTSWPVVLENSKVVVIWGANPLATLRIAWTSTDEQGFKYFEELKNKKDIKVIIIDPIKSDTAQYFDNAQWIAPVPNTDTAMMLGMMHYLYESGKYDKNFVETYTTGFDKFLPYLLGKTDNTPKNLKWASKICGIDKDTLKELTDTFVANRTMIMSGWGMQRAHHGEQPHWAMVTLAAMIGQIGLPGGGFGLSYHYSNGGAPTCKGAVIGGINSASVGKFNDKGEFIGTDTGEFDKRGRFVAKAAAAAGTGQSWLQKATNYAFPVARIADALLHPGKVIDHDGKKITYPDIDFIYWVGGNPLVHHQDTNTNLKAWRKPRTVVVHESYWTPTAKMADIVFPVTTEYERNDITMTGDYSNMNIVPMKQVVEKYHEARDDYQIFTDLCKAYAKNLVIAYTDNGKDEFDWIKEYYDSAYAQVKAVPELTTDMKPFEEFWNENKPVTFASSQDSDSWVRFGEFREDPVLNALGTPSGLIEIYSETIEKMGYDDCKAHPMWFEPIEWLGMKDKPAKYHMISAHPTDRLHSQLSQTSLRDNYAIANREPIWINEKDAKELGVQSGDLVRVFNARGEVLAGAHVTKNIKEGVVKLAEGAWYDGFDSGICKNGGANVLTIDIPTSKLANGNISHTALVNIEKYKGDEALKLTAFAEPKISK; from the coding sequence ATGAACGAGAACAGACGAGAATTTCTAAAAAAAGGTGCTACAGCAATTGCAGCGACACCTTTGCTTTCAAGCGTAACAGCTTCAAATTTATTTGCTGATGGCGTAAAAAAGAGTGTTTTAAGAGATAGCGAGGTCATCACAGCTGCCCACTGGGGTATGCTAAAAGTGACAACCAAAAACGGCGTTGCAGTAAAGTCAGAGCCTATCCAAAAAACAAGTGAAATTTACAATCCGCTTCAGCACTATACACCAGATATGATCTACAAAAGTCGTATCAAGCGCCCAGCAGTAAGAAAGAGCTACCTTGAAAATCCAGATAGTCCAAAGCCAGAGCTTCGCGGCAAGGATGAGTGGGTTGAGGTGCCTTACGAAGAGGCGATCAAGCTAGTTGCAAGAGAGCTGAAAAAAACAAGAGCACAAAAAGGCTTACAAAGTGTATTTGCAGGTAGCTATGGCTGGAAATCAAGCGGTAACGTGCATAACTCAAGAATTTTACTTCATAGATTTATGAACCTTAGTGGTGGCTTTGTTGGCTCGTTAGGGGACTACTCAACAGGTGCTAGCCAGATCATAATGCCTCACGTTGTTGGTAGTATCGAGGTCTATGAGCAGCAAACCAGCTGGCCAGTCGTGCTTGAAAACTCAAAAGTCGTAGTCATCTGGGGTGCAAACCCACTTGCGACACTTCGCATAGCTTGGACTAGCACCGACGAGCAGGGCTTTAAATACTTTGAAGAGCTCAAAAACAAAAAAGATATCAAAGTGATCATCATCGATCCTATCAAGAGCGACACAGCGCAATACTTTGATAACGCTCAGTGGATCGCCCCAGTGCCAAACACCGACACAGCAATGATGCTTGGCATGATGCACTACCTATATGAGAGCGGCAAGTATGATAAAAATTTCGTTGAAACCTACACAACAGGCTTTGATAAATTTCTCCCATATCTACTTGGTAAGACAGACAATACTCCTAAAAATTTAAAGTGGGCGAGCAAAATTTGTGGCATTGATAAAGATACTTTAAAAGAGCTAACTGATACATTTGTTGCAAACCGCACGATGATAATGAGTGGTTGGGGTATGCAGCGCGCTCACCATGGCGAGCAACCACACTGGGCGATGGTGACACTAGCAGCTATGATTGGTCAGATCGGACTTCCTGGTGGGGGATTTGGCCTTAGCTACCATTACTCAAACGGCGGCGCTCCGACTTGTAAAGGTGCGGTCATCGGCGGCATAAATAGCGCAAGTGTGGGTAAATTTAACGATAAGGGCGAGTTTATTGGCACAGACACAGGTGAGTTTGACAAACGAGGTCGCTTCGTCGCAAAGGCAGCTGCAGCAGCAGGTACAGGCCAAAGTTGGCTACAAAAAGCAACCAACTATGCCTTCCCGGTCGCAAGGATTGCTGATGCGTTGCTACATCCTGGTAAAGTGATCGACCACGACGGCAAAAAGATCACCTATCCAGATATCGACTTTATCTACTGGGTCGGCGGTAACCCACTTGTGCACCACCAAGATACAAATACAAATTTAAAAGCGTGGAGAAAGCCAAGAACGGTTGTCGTACATGAATCATACTGGACACCGACAGCAAAAATGGCTGATATTGTCTTTCCAGTCACTACAGAGTACGAGAGAAACGATATCACCATGACTGGTGACTACTCAAATATGAACATAGTGCCGATGAAACAAGTCGTTGAGAAATACCACGAGGCAAGAGACGACTACCAAATTTTCACTGATCTTTGCAAGGCTTATGCTAAAAATTTAGTAATTGCCTACACAGATAACGGCAAGGATGAGTTTGACTGGATCAAAGAGTACTATGACTCAGCCTACGCTCAGGTCAAGGCTGTGCCAGAGCTAACTACTGATATGAAGCCATTTGAAGAGTTTTGGAACGAGAATAAGCCAGTTACATTTGCCTCATCTCAAGATAGCGATAGCTGGGTGAGATTTGGCGAATTTAGAGAGGATCCTGTACTAAACGCTCTTGGAACTCCAAGTGGTCTTATAGAAATTTACTCAGAGACTATCGAGAAAATGGGCTATGACGACTGCAAAGCGCACCCAATGTGGTTTGAGCCGATCGAGTGGCTAGGCATGAAAGATAAACCAGCTAAATATCACATGATAAGCGCTCACCCAACAGACCGCTTGCACTCACAGCTAAGCCAAACTTCACTTCGCGATAACTACGCTATCGCAAATCGCGAGCCTATCTGGATCAACGAAAAAGACGCAAAAGAGCTTGGTGTACAAAGCGGCGACTTGGTGCGTGTATTTAATGCACGTGGTGAGGTTTTGGCAGGTGCTCATGTTACTAAAAACATCAAAGAGGGCGTTGTAAAACTAGCTGAGGGCGCTTGGTATGACGGTTTTGATAGTGGAATTTGTAAAAATGGCGGTGCAAACGTGCTAACCATAGATATCCCAACAAGTAAGCTAGCAAATGGTAACATCAGCCATACAGCTCTTGTAAATATTGAGAAATATAAAGGCGACGAGGCATTAAAGCTTACAGCTTTTGCTGAGCCAAAAATTTCTAAATAA
- a CDS encoding Dyp-type peroxidase, with protein MSFSSQEVTQTPGNNTVFQTWVLTADKKACKEGFAELCALVVNLNKTAKIRFGANENVNCVLGVGHDAWKKLEISKDLPKELVNFKAIKGDKHEAVSTKGDIHIHIRALNAPDCFDMAQAIKAVLFKFAELTDETQGFKYHDGRAIIGFVDGTENPEGEERDFFAKVGDEDAKFKGGSYVFVQKYFHNMKEWNATSVSEQEKVIGRSKELDIEMSEDVKPTNSHSAAANVGDDKKVVRGNMPFTEGSKTGTYFIAYASTFSTVELMLKKMFIGEPKGNSDRLLDFSTPVTGALYFVPTVDMLGDYEG; from the coding sequence ATGAGTTTTAGTTCTCAAGAGGTCACACAAACTCCAGGCAACAATACCGTCTTTCAAACATGGGTTTTAACAGCTGATAAAAAGGCTTGTAAAGAGGGGTTTGCCGAGCTTTGTGCCTTGGTTGTAAATTTAAATAAAACTGCCAAGATTAGATTTGGCGCAAATGAAAATGTAAACTGCGTCCTTGGCGTGGGTCATGATGCTTGGAAAAAGCTTGAAATTTCAAAAGATCTGCCAAAAGAGCTTGTAAATTTTAAAGCGATCAAAGGCGATAAACACGAGGCTGTTAGCACAAAGGGCGATATCCATATCCATATTCGCGCTTTAAATGCACCTGATTGCTTCGATATGGCTCAAGCAATAAAAGCTGTGCTTTTTAAATTTGCAGAGCTTACAGACGAGACGCAAGGCTTTAAGTATCATGACGGCAGGGCGATAATTGGCTTTGTTGATGGCACTGAAAATCCTGAGGGCGAGGAGAGAGACTTCTTTGCTAAAGTTGGCGATGAGGACGCTAAATTTAAAGGCGGCAGCTACGTTTTTGTACAAAAATATTTCCATAACATGAAAGAGTGGAACGCTACAAGCGTAAGCGAGCAAGAAAAGGTAATAGGCCGCTCAAAAGAGCTTGATATCGAGATGAGCGAGGATGTAAAACCTACAAATTCACACTCAGCTGCTGCAAACGTCGGAGATGATAAAAAGGTCGTGCGTGGCAATATGCCATTTACAGAAGGCAGCAAAACTGGCACTTATTTCATCGCTTATGCGAGCACGTTTTCAACGGTTGAGCTTATGCTTAAAAAGATGTTTATCGGCGAGCCAAAGGGCAACTCAGATAGGCTACTTGACTTTAGTACGCCAGTAACTGGTGCCCTATATTTTGTGCCAACAGTTGATATGCTTGGCGATTACGAGGGATAA
- the trmA gene encoding tRNA (uridine(54)-C5)-methyltransferase TrmA: MDCNYLKECGSCTLFTPYDEQILFKTDLIKQNFSEFYDGEVDVFSSTPKHYRTRAEFGIWHEGTKLCYTMHASEKDKKVFIDDCPKVCEQISELMPTLLYNLQENEILRAKLFGVEFISCKSGILVTLLYHKRLDGEFDAAMKILANKLNVTILARSRGQKLLSGELNLIDELDVGGEIYKFSLSENAFIQPNRAVNEKMIAWAKECVQGSADLFELYCGHGNFTIPLSFKFKNVLATEISKSSIANALKNCELNKAKNIKFLRMDADELMSAFAGIREFNRLKDINLSDFNFSHVLVDPPRAGLSESVVNFIKNFKNIIYISCNPETLKENLKELCKSHKVIKFAIFDQFANTHHIECGVLLRAKE; the protein is encoded by the coding sequence TTGGATTGCAATTATTTAAAAGAGTGCGGCTCTTGCACTCTTTTTACTCCTTATGATGAGCAAATTTTATTTAAAACTGATCTTATAAAACAAAATTTTTCAGAGTTTTATGATGGTGAGGTTGACGTTTTTAGCTCAACACCAAAACACTACCGCACAAGAGCTGAGTTTGGTATCTGGCACGAAGGCACAAAGCTTTGCTATACGATGCATGCAAGCGAAAAGGACAAAAAGGTCTTTATAGATGATTGTCCAAAGGTTTGCGAGCAAATTTCAGAGCTTATGCCAACCTTGCTTTATAACTTGCAAGAGAACGAAATACTGCGCGCAAAGCTTTTTGGAGTGGAATTTATCTCTTGTAAAAGTGGTATTTTGGTCACACTTCTTTACCATAAAAGGCTTGATGGCGAGTTTGATGCGGCTATGAAAATTTTAGCTAACAAGCTTAATGTCACCATACTTGCCAGATCTCGCGGGCAAAAGCTACTAAGTGGTGAGCTAAATTTGATCGATGAGCTAGACGTTGGCGGTGAAATTTATAAATTTAGCCTAAGTGAGAATGCCTTTATCCAGCCAAATAGAGCCGTAAATGAAAAGATGATAGCTTGGGCAAAAGAGTGCGTGCAAGGCAGTGCTGACCTTTTTGAGCTCTACTGCGGACATGGAAATTTTACTATTCCGCTTTCGTTTAAATTTAAAAACGTTCTTGCCACTGAAATTTCAAAGAGCTCGATCGCAAATGCCCTCAAAAACTGTGAGCTAAACAAAGCTAAAAACATCAAATTTCTACGAATGGATGCTGATGAGCTTATGAGCGCATTTGCTGGCATTAGGGAATTTAATAGACTAAAGGATATAAATTTAAGCGATTTTAACTTCTCTCACGTTCTTGTCGATCCGCCTCGTGCAGGACTAAGCGAAAGTGTCGTAAATTTCATCAAAAATTTTAAAAACATCATCTATATCTCGTGTAATCCAGAGACTCTAAAAGAAAATTTAAAAGAGCTTTGTAAAAGCCATAAAGTGATAAAATTTGCCATTTTTGATCAGTTTGCAAACACTCATCACATCGAGTGTGGCGTGCTACTAAGGGCAAAAGAATAA
- a CDS encoding EamA family transporter, giving the protein MPEWFIYAALSAVFAALTAIFAKLGVKDIDSDFATFIRTIVVIFMLVLLLSVAKKWQPLSSLSPKNWLFLILSGIATGLSWLMYFKAMQAGKVYQVALVDKFSVVLAIILAVVFLGERLNYKEILAICLIVSGVFLLIFK; this is encoded by the coding sequence ATGCCAGAGTGGTTTATCTACGCAGCTCTTTCAGCCGTTTTTGCTGCACTTACAGCGATCTTTGCAAAGCTTGGTGTAAAGGACATTGACAGCGATTTTGCGACATTTATAAGAACGATCGTTGTTATTTTTATGCTTGTTTTGCTTTTAAGTGTGGCTAAAAAATGGCAACCATTAAGCTCGCTAAGTCCTAAAAACTGGCTCTTTCTCATACTAAGTGGCATAGCAACCGGACTATCTTGGCTCATGTATTTTAAAGCTATGCAGGCAGGCAAGGTCTATCAAGTAGCCTTGGTTGATAAATTTAGCGTTGTGCTGGCTATCATTTTGGCTGTTGTCTTTCTTGGTGAAAGGCTAAATTACAAAGAAATTTTAGCCATTTGTCTTATCGTGTCTGGTGTATTTTTACTCATTTTTAAATAA
- a CDS encoding DUF4230 domain-containing protein has product MSEYANLILAILLAVLVFAFYRSNKALKKAKDDSENLSLSTEISQLKSIGELSVFQVYSKEIVTKTDHAFGNFGKEYLRWLVSEKKLSMIFEFEINFIYDLTSPRLEIMQIANSSYKIKMPPCKYKFSIADMKFYDEKNGKFIPFLLPDSLNGFFGSTFTEEDKNRLIEEARSEVKKMSVRLISQLQSKIHKSARDTLEAIAKSFGANKVEFVFDDNDEQINSQLNLENIA; this is encoded by the coding sequence ATGAGCGAATATGCAAATTTGATATTAGCTATCTTACTAGCTGTTTTGGTATTTGCATTTTATAGGTCAAATAAGGCGTTAAAAAAGGCAAAAGATGATAGCGAAAATCTCTCACTCAGCACTGAAATTTCGCAGCTAAAAAGCATCGGCGAGCTATCTGTTTTTCAGGTCTATAGCAAAGAGATCGTTACAAAGACAGATCATGCGTTTGGAAATTTTGGCAAAGAGTATCTAAGGTGGCTGGTAAGCGAAAAGAAGCTTTCGATGATATTTGAGTTTGAGATAAATTTCATCTACGATCTAACTAGCCCTAGACTCGAGATCATGCAGATCGCAAACTCTAGCTACAAAATAAAAATGCCCCCATGTAAGTATAAATTCTCAATCGCAGATATGAAATTTTATGATGAGAAAAATGGCAAATTTATACCATTTTTGCTGCCTGATTCGCTAAATGGTTTTTTTGGAAGCACATTTACAGAAGAGGACAAAAACAGACTTATAGAAGAGGCTAGAAGTGAAGTGAAAAAGATGAGTGTTCGTCTTATCTCACAGCTTCAAAGCAAGATACATAAATCGGCTCGCGACACGCTTGAAGCGATAGCAAAGAGCTTTGGGGCAAACAAGGTCGAATTTGTTTTTGATGATAACGATGAGCAGATAAATTCACAGCTAAATTTAGAAAATATCGCATAA